The Crassaminicella indica genomic interval TAATTTCTGGATCGCAATAGTACTGAACAGCTACAGATAATGCTCCATAATCCTTTGTATTAGGTTTTGCCTGCATTCTATCTGCAACTTCCTTTTGAATCATCACTACCATGTTTTTAAGGGGTACTTTTTCTTCAAGAAACTTCATTATAATAGGCGTAGTTACATAATATGGAAGGTTTGCAATTACCTTCACTGCTTTTCCTTCACATTTTTCTTCAATCAATCTATGTATATCTAATTTTAAAACATCCTTGTGAATTACTTCCACATTATCGTAATCCCTTAACGTTTCTGAAAGGATAGGGATTAATGTTTGATCAATTTCAATAGCAATAACCTTTTTTGCCCTTTCTGCTAATACCTGTGTAAGTGTCCCAATCCCCGGACCTACTTCGATCACTATATCATCCTTTTCTACCTCTGCCCCATCAACTATTTTTTCTAATATATTTTCATCAATTAAAAAGTTTTGTCCTAAGCTTTTTGAAAACTTAAACCCATATTTATTAACAATTTCTTTTGTTGTTTTTGGTAAAACTAATCTCTCCATCATATCTCCTACTCCATTATAATTTTTTTAAAGCTTTTTCAAATTCTTCTCTTGTAACACCGTAATTATTTAGCCTATTTAAAAACTGCTTTGCATTTGCATAGCCTACTCCTAAAATTTTTCCCAATTCATCTCTCCTTCTGCTTGCTTCATGAGATCCTATTAAATCATTTCTAATCAAGTCTATCTGTTTAAATACATCTCTTTTTTCTTCACTTTCCGTTCTAACCTTATTCAATGCTGCAATAATATTTTCAGAAGAAGCATTTTCTATACCTATATCTCCATTTTTTGTTGCCTGTTCTCTAGGTAAAAAAGCATGTTTACATCCTTTTATACGCTTTGAGATATTTTTTCTAATCTTCTC includes:
- the rsmA gene encoding 16S rRNA (adenine(1518)-N(6)/adenine(1519)-N(6))-dimethyltransferase RsmA, yielding MERLVLPKTTKEIVNKYGFKFSKSLGQNFLIDENILEKIVDGAEVEKDDIVIEVGPGIGTLTQVLAERAKKVIAIEIDQTLIPILSETLRDYDNVEVIHKDVLKLDIHRLIEEKCEGKAVKVIANLPYYVTTPIIMKFLEEKVPLKNMVVMIQKEVADRMQAKPNTKDYGALSVAVQYYCDPEIITKVPRSVFIPQPKVESTVIRLTVLKTPRVHVKDEKMLFAVVRAAFGKRRKTLLNALSNSPLPIEKESIKKALEHSGIEERRRGETLTIEEFAKLADTLQEYL
- the rnmV gene encoding ribonuclease M5 gives rise to the protein MIKEVIVVEGRDDMIAVKKAVDAEIIITHGFGITEDVYKRIAFAQKRKGVIIFTDPDHAGEKIRKNISKRIKGCKHAFLPREQATKNGDIGIENASSENIIAALNKVRTESEEKRDVFKQIDLIRNDLIGSHEASRRRDELGKILGVGYANAKQFLNRLNNYGVTREEFEKALKKL